A part of Brassica rapa cultivar Chiifu-401-42 chromosome A05, CAAS_Brap_v3.01, whole genome shotgun sequence genomic DNA contains:
- the LOC103868314 gene encoding NDR1/HIN1-like protein 6, translated as MSDHQKIHPVSDPEAPPPAHPTAPLVPRGSSRSEHGDPTKESVTQPPLLDTPPRKKRGSCCCRCVCYTLLVIFLLIVIVGAAVGILYLVFRPKLPDYNIDRLQLTRFTLNQDSSLSTAFNVTITAKNPNEKIGIYYEDGSRISVLYMQTRLSNGSLPKFYQGHENTTIIFVEMTGYTQNATSLMATLQEQQQLTGSIPLRIRVIQPVRIKLGKLKLMEVKFMVRCGVSVDSLAANNVISVRSSNCKFRFRL; from the exons ATGTCCGATCACCAGAAAATTCATCCGGTGAGCGACCCGGAAGCTCCACCTCCGGCACATCCAACGGCTCCTCTAGTCCCACGTGGCTCCTCAAGATCGGAACACGGTGACCCGACCAAAGAATCTGTGACGCAACCACCACTGTTGGATACTCCTCcgaggaagaagagaggaagCTGTTGCTGTAGGTGCGTGTGTTACACGCTCCTAGTTATTTTCCTCCTTATTGTCATCGTTGGAGCGGCCGTTGGTATTCTCTACCTTGTCTTTAGACCGAAGTTACCGGATTACAATATCGACCGGTTACAGCTCACCCGGTTTACACTTAACCAAGATTCCAGTTTGTCCACTGCGTTTAACGTCACCATTACCGCCAAGAATCCCAACGAGAAAATTGGAATCTACTATGAAGACGGAAGCAGAATTAGCGTCTTGTACATGCAAACCAGACTTAGCAATG GGTCGTTGCCGAAATTCTACCAAGGACATGAGAATACGACTATTATATTCGTAGAAATGACTGGTTATACTCAGAATGCAACCAGTTTAATGGCGACACTGCAAGAGCAACAACAGTTAACCGGAAGTATACCGTTGCGGATTAGAGTTATACAACCGGTTCGGATCAAACTCGGGAAATTAAAGCTGATGGAAGTAAAGTTCATGGTGAGGTGTGGTGTATCCGTTGATAGCTTGGCTGCTAACAATGTGATTAGTGTTAGAAGTAGTAACTGCAAATTCAGGTTTAGactataa